In Streptomyces sp. HUAS ZL42, the DNA window CTTCATCGCCGTGGAGATGTGGGTGCTCAGCCGGTCCCACACCACGATCAGCGGGGCCTTCAGTAGCTGGTGGGCGCCATCCAGCAGGCGGATGTAGTCGCTCTCGCCGAGCGAGCGGCGCTCGCCCTTGCGGCCGGTATGCCGGCGCAGCCGGTAGCACAGGCGGGCGGGCAGGCCGGGCCGGTAGCACAGCAGCCCGGCCACTGACAGGCGCCCACGGCCACGGCCTGAAACGCGTACCGTCGGGGTGATGCCGCGTCGGCCCCAGGTGCGGCCCTTGGGCGGACGGCCGGTCACGCCGGCTTCGTCCTCGAAGCAGACGAACGCGCCGGTCGCCGCCCGGAGGGTTTTACCTCCTGCCAGGTCGCCTCCCGCCATGCGGTGATCGCGGCCTCGTCACGTTCGGCAGCGGGCCGGGCAGGCACCTGCACGCTGAAGCCCATCCGGTGCAGCAGCCGCGTGACACCGGAGACGCTGTAGGAGAGGTGGAACTTCCGTCCGATCAGCGTGCGCACCCGTGCGGCAGTCCACATCTGGTCGTCCGTCCAGCCGTGCGCGGCCGGCCCCTCGTCGAGCCATGTCGCGAGCCTGGCCTGCAGGTGGGGGCCGAGGCGGCAGTCATAGCCCGGGGGCCCTGGGAACGTAACGCTTCCCGCCCGCCCGCCTTCCAGGCGCGGCGCCACTGGTAGACCGACTTCTCACTCACCCGTAACTCCCGGGCGATGAATGGGACTTTCACGTCCTCCTCGAAGAGGTCAGCGGCCCGCATGCGTACCTCTTCGCGGCACTTGCGCTGCTCGGCGGTCAGCCCGCCCCCATCCGGATACCGCATACTTCCGGGCTACCAGCACAGACAGGCCCTGTCACCCGGCCCGACAAGGACCAGACGCTATAACGCCAAGGTCAGTAACCGCACAGACGGCAGCGCGCGAGCGCAGGCGGTGGCCGTCGGCAGCGAAG includes these proteins:
- a CDS encoding transposase; this translates as MTGRPPKGRTWGRRGITPTVRVSGRGRGRLSVAGLLCYRPGLPARLCYRLRRHTGRKGERRSLGESDYIRLLDGAHQLLKAPLIVVWDRLSTHISTAMKVLVAEREWLTVVLLPGYAPELNPVEGLWAHIKRSLANLAARTLSELETLLRKRLKALQYRHTILGGFLAGTGLALDRPN
- a CDS encoding winged helix-turn-helix domain-containing protein, which encodes MWTAARVRTLIGRKFHLSYSVSGVTRLLHRMGFSVQVPARPAAERDEAAITAWREATWQEVKPSGRRPARSSASRTKPA
- a CDS encoding helix-turn-helix domain-containing protein is translated as MRYPDGGGLTAEQRKCREEVRMRAADLFEEDVKVPFIARELRVSEKSVYQWRRAWKAGGREALRSQGPRAMTAASAPTCRPGSRHGSTRGRPRTAGRTTRCGLPHGCAR